Within Pseudomonas brassicacearum, the genomic segment CAGCGCCTTTCGCAATTTCGATTCGGCGATGGAATAGTTGAAGCTGGCCATTGCCTGCTTGGCCAGGCCTACCGAGAGTTGGGAAACGGTTTCGCTGGCATCGATATCACCCTCGACATCGTGATGCACACGGCAGTACCCCAGGTCGAGTCGCGTATGGAGCGGAGCGCCGAGGAATTTATGGTAGATGTCACCGTCACTGGAAATGAGTTGGAGAACCGGCGACATGATGAAGATGTGGCTCCCGACCAACTCGGAGATGCGTGGGTCGGGTTGGGAGTTCTCCACTTCAACCCACACCGGAATCGTTGACTCATTGACCGCACCGATAAGCTGGGGGTCGTTGAAAACGCTGTCCACCAAGCGATTACAACCATTACAGGACTGGCTATGGAAATAAATCAGTATCGGCTTGCCAGTCGATTTGGATTGCTCAATGGCGTGGACGTAGGACGTATGGTGGACCCAGTCAATCTTGTTGGTTTCGCTCATTTCTATGCTTCCATTCACGGTGGTTGAACACTTATTTGACGGATTTCAGTACATCGTCGAGCAACTGTGTCCGCGTCGCCGGATTCGTCCAGAGAGCTTGGGCGTCTGCGGTCAGGGTATGGAGCGGGTCGCAGTAAAGAAAAATCTTGTCCTTCTTTACGGCTGGCGCGCGATAGGCAGCGATGCCCAGGTGTTGGTCGTAGTAGTCGTAGCTATGGATATCGCGCTTGCCGCCACCGCCGGGCAAATCCACGATGAAATGCGGCGTGTTATGCCCGGCAATCAGGCCACGGGTGGATTTTTCCAGGGCGATCGAATCGCAAAGGCTCGTTCTGAGTGCTTCGACACCACGGATCATGTCCCCTTGAAAACAGTAGTAGGGACGCACGTTCAAGTAGGCTAGGCATTCGTTCAAGCGGTGCATGGTCTGCGGGTTGTCATTGACGCCTTTCAGGATGACGGCCTGGTTCCTGACCTCGACGCCACGCTCATAGAGCATCCCCAAGGCCTTGGCGGTGACCGCCGTTATTTCGTTCGGATGGTTGAAATGAGTGTGTATCGCAATGGACTTGTGCATCTTTCTCGCCCGGTCCGACAAGCGCGAAATGGCATCGGTCCAGTCGTGATCGCTCTGGATCTTCATCGGCAATACCGCCAACCCCTTGGTGGCGAAACGCATGCGCCGTACATGGGGAACGTCCAGCAGTCGTTCACCGATCTCGGTGATCTGCCGGGCCTTGAGTCGATAGGCATCGCCGCCCGAGATCACTACGTCCTCGACACTGGAATTGGTTTCTATGTAGCGCAAGGCAGGTTCCCAGCGCTCGCCGGGGGCGTTGATCTTCTTCTTGGTCACCGCATCGGTGTCCAGCCCCACCGCATAGCTGCGGGTGCAATACCGGCAGTAGACCGGACAGACATTGGTCGCCAGGAACAACACACGGTCCGGGTAGCGGTGGGTCAGCCCCGGGGCCGGTGAGTCGTCCTGCTCGCCCATGGGGTCGAGCTTCACCATGGGATGATCGATGGAGATCTCCGAGGCCAGGGGCAGGAACTGGCGCCGCAACGGGTCCAGGTAAGGGTTGTCCCAGTCAATCAGCGAGAGGATATATGGCGTCAGCCGGATAGACATCGGAGCCATCTGGTGACCTTCTTCAAGGTCTCTCAGGAACGCGGCACTGATTCTGTTCTTGATCAATGCGCCCAGCGCACCAACGCTGGTAATGGCATTTTTTTCTTGCCACAGATGATTCAGAAACAACTCGACATCAATGTCTTTCCAATGATTCAGGTCGCGCCAGAATTCATCACTTCGAAAGGCATATCGCAGCGACAGTAATGGTTTCAGACGCTGGCCCTGAGAAGAATGGGCAATCAATGACTTTAATTGAATGTCAGCAAAGTCATAATCCACAATGTTACTTGACATTTGGTGTCGTCCCTTTCAGGTGGCTGCGTCCATAGACTGACAATACTTAATATTTATCTTAAATCAAGGTGCTGGTTTGTTTATTTATCCAGTGCTTTTCAAAGGCGAAAGTGTACGTGCTGCAATTTTTTTAATTGCAGTTTTTATCCCGAACATAACCAGGCCAAGCAGTATTGTAGGGCGCGTATTGTTCTACGCTGCTCTATCGGCGCCTGAAACGGTTAATGAAGGTATATAGGAGTGCGATGAATTTAATTAGACACGGTGCCCGATTTCACTTCTTGATGAGTGAGTGTTGTCGAGGACGCGACAACGCCCGGTTGAGGCTGCGCCGTGCCCGAAGACTGAGTCGTGGAAGACTGCACCAGATATTGCGCCACGTTGGCGATGTCTTGGTCGTTGAGGGACTTGGCCACAGTCACCATCACAGGAGATGGACGCGAGGCATCACGAAAGGCTCGCAGTTGTGTCTCCACATACTTGGCAAACTGACCTGCCAGTTTTGGGTACTCGGCGTTTTCAGACGCGCCAGCCGTGCCATGGCAGGAAGAGCAGGCCACGATGCCGCGGGCATGATCGCCCCCGTTGAAGAGTCGTTCCCCTGCACCAGCGTCAACGGCCGCAGCGACAGCGGGTTCGTCGAACGGGCAGGCGTCTGGCTGGGCTTTGACGACGCCGCCCATCTGCGTGCAGGTGCCTTTGGGTACAGCGACCCACTCAAGTGGATCGTTGTCGACCTTGCTCATTTCCGAGCAGTCGTGCAGGCAACTGCTGTCGGAGCAATCGTTATGGCCTGCCTTGGCTACGCCGTAGCAAACCTCGGTCTCTGCTGTTTTATCAGCCGCCACATCGGCCAGCGAAGCACTGCTGATGGAGGCCAGCGCGGTGGCTACCAGAATATCCTTTAGATTCATCACGCAAGTTCCCGGTCAAGGTTTTATACAGTCATTAATTTTTATGAGCCCTTCGCACACACGAACGGACTGTATTGCAGTTAGTCTGTAAACACGTATCAGGCGTTCAGCGGATTATTTGATTTTTAAATGGGTTTTTAGCGGTGCCCGCGACAAGCGAACTTGACCGGCAAGTCGTGCCGGCACTTCGTGTGCAGGGAGTCATGAGTGTCGAGGAGGCAAGCAGCAATAAGATGGCGCCGTGTGCGCAGAGTTGATTCGCTCAAGTAACTGTTTGGATACATTTATCGCTCCCTTTTTTACAGGCCGCGTCTGGCGACTTGTCCGGAATCCGTTCCTGTCAGGTTACACAGCGCTCGTTGTCTATCGAAAGCGCTATGTGTCCGTCGTATCTTCACCGCGAAATCGAATGTATTGCTTTAGTGGGAGTTGCAAGGTGCTTTCTATTTGTAGCCCACGGCCAGAATATGTCTAATCGTTGTAAGCTTACAAAATGATTCAAGATGTAACAGGATGTCGCCGCCCGTCTGCAATCGGGGTTCGGCCCCAGCAGTACACGACCACGAAGACAAATTTGCCCGATACAGGTGCTTCGGCAGGGCTCAGGGAACGGCAGTCAGCAGGCCATCATTCAACCAGCGGGTGACCAGGGTAGCGCTATCGACAAGTTGGGGCTGACCCAGCGCGCTGTAACGCTCCTGGGCGGCGATTAACGCTTCACCCAGGGTCGTGCCCTGCGCCAAGCGCTCCAGCGCCGCGGCTTCCCAGGGCTCGACCTCGCGTGCTTCGACGCTCCAGCCGTTTCGATAGACGAGGGCGGTGCAGACGTGGCGATTCACTGACGGTAGAGGCTGGCTCTGCTGGCGGTGGGCGGTCCATATCGCGACCACCGGCCATTCGCAGGGCAGCAGCCCACAGCCCGGCGACAAGGTGAATCGTTGGACATCCAGCCCAGCGCTGCTCATTGTGGCCAGTGCCCGAGGATCGAGTGCCGTGGCTTCGCGGGCATGAGAGGCAAGGTGGAGGGTCCATTCCAATGACGCCACCGCCGCAAAATAAGGGTAGGGCGCTACGGGAAGATATTGATCGAGGAAAGTCGGCAGGCGCTCGCCGAACATGCCCAGGTCTGGATGTCGCGATGGATAGCGCCGCCCATAGTCATAGGCGAGCGAGCGAAAAAAATGATCGCCCACCAGCGCCTTGATGACAGGATAGGTCAAGGCCAACGATTGCTCCTGATGCCGCCACAGCCCGCTGCGATAGCGTGCGAAGCGTCGCCGGTCGCCAGCGCTTGCCGTCTCCAACCATCCTTGTGGCAGGACAGAGGGTGATGATGAACAATCCAGCGCCTGGGTAAAGCTGACCTGCAGCGCGGCCAACTCTTCACGTGTCATGCAACACCTCCCGGGCAATCGTCCGAGCGATCTCGACCTGATCGAGCAGCTCGCCCAGCGGCGGCAGGCGTGTGTCCCATTCAACCAGTACCGGTACCGGGCCAAACCGGCGCAACGCATTGCGATACAGTGACCAGACCGGTTCCGCCACCGCGCTGCCATGATCGTCGATCAGCAGGTCCTCTTCCTGGCTATGGCCCGCCAGATGAAATTCGCGAACAGTCGATTTATCCAGAGCCTGCAAGGCGGCGAGTGCGCATTCCCCATGGTTGCACTGATTGACGTGGAGGTTATTGAGGTCGAGTAGCACTGCACTTCCGGTGCGTGCCACCACTTCGGCGAGGAATTGGGCTTCGCCCAGGGTATCGCCATGGTAGCGCAAGCTGGTGGAGATGTTTTCGAGCAACAACTGTTGGCCCAACGTATCCTGGACCTGGTCGACCCGGTCACAGACCAGGTCCAGCGAAGCTTCAACCAGGGGTAGCGGCAGCAGGTCGTTGAGGCACCGTCCTTCAATCGCCCCCCAACTCAAATGCTCGGACACCAGGAACGGATCTACGTCCGCAGCCAGGCGTCGTATGCGTTCGACATGGGCGCTGGAAAAACCATGGACCGAGCCGATGCCCAGTCCGACGCCATGTAGGCTGATGGGATATCTTTGCGCCAGGCGTCGCAGAATATGCAGGTCCTTGCCGCCAGGCCCCAAGTAGTTCTCCGTATGAACCTCAAGCCAGTCAACGGCGGGATGGCCCTCCAGGAACGCTTGATAATGAGGGGCCCTGAGGCCAACACCAATCCGTGGTAATGGACGCACTTTTTATTGACTCGCTTCTCGATGGTCGCCGCTGATCATAGCGCAGTGCCGGATCGAATTGAGCAACCATTGATAACCGCTGTCTACCGCCGGCACCGTGTCTGCCGTGCGGCTATCGAACGATGGAGGAAGATCGATGTTCAAAGCGCTCGCCCTGTTCCTGTTGCTGGTCTCGTCCGGGTTGCAGGCCCAGCCCTCGTTGCACACGGACTTGCCGCTCAACTACCTGGCCCAAGTCGATGGGCAAGCCCGTAACCGCCCGCTGGTGATCTTCTTGCACGGCTCCGGCAGCAACGAACAGGACCTGTTCGAACTCAAGGACGAACTGCCCCGGCATTACAACTACCTCTCGGTGCGAGCGCCGAAGAACATGGAACAGGACCGTTACCAGTGGTTCGCCAAAAAAGGCGACGGTGCCTACGACGGTGACACTTCGGACCTGAAGGCCAGCGGCCAGGTGCTGCTGGACTTCATCGACAAGGCTCGGGCCAAGTATTCGACCGACGCGAGCAAGGTCTACCTGGTAGGGTTCAGTCAGGGTGCGATGATGAGTTACGAAGTGGCCTTGCGACACCCCGAAGCCGTCGGTGGCATCGCCGCGATGGGCGGGCGGGTCCTGTCGGTGTTGCGGGCGGAACTGACCCCCGATGAGCCGCGCCGGACTCTGGCGGTGTTCATCGGCCATGGCACGGCAGACCCGATCATTCCCTACCACGATGGCACCGAGGCCAACAGTTTCCTGAAGACCCTGGCGCTGGAGCCGCAATTCCATGCCTATCCGGGCGTGGGCCACAGCATCAGCGCCCTGGAAGTGCAGGACCTGCGGGCCTGGTTGGAGCGGCTCAATCCCTAGCTAGCGGCTGCATAGGATGCGCCGACGCCATCGCGAGCAAGCTCGGCTTCCACATCTGACGGTGTTTGTCTTCGATTCTTCGGCGAATACAAGCCCCTGTGGGAGCTGAGCTTGCTCGCGATAGCGGTAGGTCAGCTTGCAACAAAGTTAGGTGTGCCGACGCCATCGCGAGCAAGCTTGGCTCCCACATTTTGACGGTGTTTGTCTTCGATTCTTCGGCGAATACAAGCCCCTGTGGGAGCTGAGCTTGCTCGCGATAGCGGTGGGTCAGCGTGCAACAAAGTTGGATGTGCCGACGCCATCGCGAGCAGGCTCGGCTTCCACAGGGTGCTTATCACTTACCGCTGGCGATCTGCTTCACCAACGCTTCATGACCGGCTTTGTCGCTGGCTCGGGAAATGACCTGTACCACGGCCATGCGCGTGCCGGAGGCGCCCAGCAACGTGGTGTCGAGGGTTGGCCCGCCGCCCTGGGTCGCGCGGGTGTCGAGCTGGCGCAGGCCCAGGCCGGTGCCTTTTTGAGTCAGGCTTTTTTCGCTGAGGATCTTGGCGTCTGGCAAGGCTTTGATGCGTTGGGCAGCGAAGTCGGCCATGGTGGTGTCGAGAAACGCGCCATCGTCGTCCTTCACATGCGTGCCGTTGACAATGGTGTTCTCAGCGGCAATCACCACGGTTCTGCTGGTGGCATTGCTGTACATCGTCCCTGTCGCCCCGGCGGTGCCCTGGACGGCCTCACCAGCGGGCAATGGCGTCGCGGTAAAACCCTTGGGCAAGGTAAAGGTGAACTTGCCGCCGAGCATCGACACCTTCTGCGCCGGTGCATCGCCACCAGGTTTGGCCGGGGCCGCTTGGGCGGATACCACGACCAGGCTGGCGATGGCCCCCAGCAACAGGGCGGCGGCTTGTTTACTCAGCAATGACATTGAAACGCTCCACAGATAGGCCTGCCTGAAGGCCGATCATCCCATGGGCGTCGCACCGGACTCCAGCGCCAGTGCAAAAGAGCCCGTCATTTCAGCGAAAGGTGTGCGGTGTCGCAGGGCGGCGGCCGTCGACCCGTTCAGTCGGGTTCCACGTCCAATTGCAGGCTGTCGTCGGCCAGGCGTTCGGTTCGCCGGACAATACCGCTGATGCGCCGTCCTTCGGCGCTGAATACCACGATCTGGGCCTTATCCAGATCCTTCGGCAGCGGTGCTCGCACGTGCAGCGCGAACCAGGGTGGTTCGCCGTCGTCGAGGCGTTTGACGTCGAGCTGGCAGTCGACACTTTTGGTGTCGCGACCAAACAGCGTGTCGAGGCCGTAATCAAGATGAGTGCTGTCGGCAGCAGGGTCGAGGGACATCGGCGGTCTCCTGGATGGGTACGCACGGCTGATGTTCAAGTGATCCCTCCCGAAGTGGAAAATTCCATCAGATGAACTGCAGGGATTGAGTTGTGGGAGCAAGGCTTGCTCCCACAGATCACAAGAGCCTGGGCGGCTGGTGATCAAAGGCCAGGCACGCCGTCTTTCCACGCCGACCAGTTCTTCACAATGTCCTGCACCAGCGGGTTAGCGGTGCGGAACAGGTTTTCCAGCGCCGGGACGAACGCGCCCTGGTCGGCGTATTTGAGCAGGTTGTCGACCTCGTTGCCGCCGGGCTCGGGGCGGTCGAAGTCGGACCCGGCCCGCAGCACGGCCAGCCGGTTGATGTCCACCCGACCTTCGCGGCTGGCCCGCAGCAGGGCCTCGTAGGTGGAGTTGTCTTCCTGTTGGGTGGTGCAGTACACGCCTTTGTTATCGGTGAGCAGGCGGGTCCAGACTTCGGCGCGCTCGCTCAGGCGCGTACCGGAGAACCAGGTGTTGCCGGCCAGGGTGTCGCAGCGGGTCACCACCGGCGGCTGGTTGGCCGGGGCGTACGGATACTTCAAGCGCCAGGCCGCCGATTCCTTGCTTTCCGCCAAGCTCACCTTCTGGCTGAGGGCAAAGGCCTTGGCTTGCAGGGCCGGGTTGAGTTCGAAGACTTCCGTCTTGTAGTCCAGCGGCGGCTTTTCGTTCGGCCCCTTGGTGTTGATGCCCAGGTAACCGGTGGGCCAGTCCTTGGGCACGTCCCGCGAATCCAGCTCCCACTGGGTGCCGAACTCCACCAGGTAATGAGCCCAGGCCGTCGTGCCAAGCGTGCCGTGGTGCGGGTTGATGCCGGCGATCCCGGCCACCAGGAAATAGCTTTTGCGCAGGTCGACGGTGGGGGAGAGGGCCAGGGCCAGTGTCGAGGCCGCGGCGTTGGTCTGGCCCATGCCGGTGATCAGCAGGCAGACCCGCTCGGTATTGCAGCGGATCGTCGGATACTCGGCGGACAGACCCGGCACGCGGATTTCATCCTTGAGTTCGAGGCGTTCGATCCAATGCTGCGCCTCGGGGGCGAACATCGTGATCAGCATCACTTTGGGTTGAAGCGGCGGCGCGGCCCCGGCGGTCGAGCAGAACAGGGCCGTGCAGGCCAGGCCGATAGAAATAGACAGGCGATTGATCATGTATTCGTGACCTCCATGGATTCGAAATGGTGCTTCTACGGTTTGCTCAGAATTGATAGCCAACCCCGGCGTAGTATCCCCAGCCGTCGGAGCGGGCACGGAAGTCGCCGTCGCCGAAGTCAAGCTCACTGCCGTCCTGCCAGTTGCCGCCGTTGTGGAAGTAACGGCCCACCAGCGTAAAGCGCAGGTGCGTGAATGAATACAGCAAGACGTTGGTGGCGACTGTGGCGTTGGCGGTGCGGGCGGGGTTGTCCTTGTGCAGGTCCGAACCGAAATCGAAGTTGGTGAAGCCGATGTAAGTCAGCGAGGCGCCATTGCCGAACTGGCTGATCGGCACGATGTATTTGAGCTGGGCGCGGTAGCCGTCCCAGGAATATTCATTGCTGGCGCCATAGTTTTCCCATTGATAACGGCCATAGAAGTTGGCCGACAGGTTGACCCTTGAGTGAGTGTCGATGTCGGTGCCCAGGCCGCTGTACAAGGTGTTCGCTCGATTGGCGCTGTTGCTGCCGTGATCGTAGATCCAGTCGAACGCCACATACCATTCCTTGAACGGCCCGATGGCCAGGCTGCGACCGGCCAGGTAATCGATGGAGATACGCGGTTCGTGCTCCATGAACACGGGGGAGCCGTGGTCCCACACCCCTTTGTCGTGACTGTTGCCAATGTCGAAGATCTTTGGAATGTCGACGTAGCCATAGAGCTCGAAGGGCCCTTTGCGTCCGAAGTACTCATATTCCAGATAGATATCGTCGACCGGTTGCGGGCCGAAGCTGATGTCCTTGCTGCCGATGAGCGTCAAGTCCTGGTTGTACCAGTCCGACAGGTAGGCACCCTTTTTCGAGGGGGTCGCCTCGGGGCTGAGGGCTTCGCCCTGGGCGGACGCCTCGGTGGTTTGGGCTTGGGCCGTGGTGCTGAGTAGTCCGGTAACGGCGGTCAGTAGCAGGGCGGCTGCCAATACGCCGGGCGTAGCGCGACACTGGGAAGTGCAGTGCATGGAAAGTCCTTGTTCGTGCGGGCCGAAGCCCGGGGTCCGTGGTTGAAAAAAAACCATCGGTCCGCTGGGTAGGACCGATTGCGCAAACGTTTGCACATGTCGTACCAGTTTTTTGTATTGGATTGAAATGCATGGGATTCAGGCTTTTTTTCTGTCTTGTTGGTCAGGCTTGGTGCACCGAAATCGGCAGCGTCGTGTGAAGCGGCACCAACGTGTTGCAGGAGCATGTGCTCGACGCGGCACTGAGTCGGTGGCGTTGCTGATAGAATCGGCCATCTTGACTGACCAGAGGTATGCCCATGAGCGAGCCGATTCGCCTGACCCAGTACAGCCACGGCGCCGGCTGCGGCTGCAAGATTTCGCCCCAGGTGCTGGAAGTGATCCTGGCCGGCAGCGGTGCGCAGAACCTCGATCCCAAGTTGTGGGTCGGCAATGCGTCCCGGGACGATGCGGCGGTGTATGCCATCGACGAGGAGCGCGGGGTGGTCTCGACCACCGACTTTTTCATGCCGATTGTCGATGATCCCTTCGATTTCGGTCGCATCGCCGCCACCAATGCCATCAGCGATATCTACGCCATGGGCGGTGACCCGCTAATGGCCATTGCGATTCTCGGCTGGCCAGTCAACGTATTGGCCCCGGAAATTGCCCGGGAAGTGATTCGCGGCGGTCGTTCCGTGTGCGACGAGGCTGGGATTCCCCTGGCCGGCGGGCATTCGATCGACGCGCCTGAGCCGATTTTCGGCCTGGCGGTCACAGGCCTGGTGCAAAAGCGCCATATGAAACGCAACGACACGGCCACCGCCGGTTGCCGCTTGTACCTGACCAAGCCGCTGGGCATCGGCATCCTCACCACGGCGGAAAAGAAAGGCAAGCTGCGCGCCGCCGATGTCGGCCTGGCCCGTGACTGGATGTGCACCCTCAACAAACCTGGCAGCCGTTTTGGCAAGCTCGACGGCGTGACGGCGATGACCGACGTCACCGGTTTCGGCCTGCTCGGGCACCTGGTGGAAATGGCCGACGGCAGCCGCCTGACCGCGCGCATCCGCTATGACGCGGTGCCGCGCCTGCCGGGCGTCGAGTACTACCTCGACCTGGGCTGTGTGCCGGGCGGTACGCTGCGCAACTACGACAGTTACGCCAGCAAGGTCGGCCGCGTCCAGGAACTGCACAAGCGCGTGCTGTGCGACCCGCAGACCAGCGGCGGCCTGCTGATTGCCGTTACCCCCGAAGGCGAGGGCGAATTCTTGCAGGTTGCCGCTGAACTCGGCCTGGCGCTGGAACCCATCGGCGAATTGGTCGAGCGACAGCGTTACGCGGTCGAGGTGTCTTGATGAGCCATGACATCACCGATTACCGCGACATCTTCCTCAATGACCGGCCGATGATGGACACGCGCGCCCCGGTCGAATTCATCAAGGGTGCCTTCCCCGGCGTGGTCAATTTGCCGTTGATGACCGACAGCGAACGGCAACGCGTCGGTACCTGCTATAAACAGCAGGGACAGCAGGCCGCCATTGTCCTGGGGCATCAACTGGTGTCCGGCGAAATCAAGGCCCAACGCATCCAGGCCTGGGCGGAGTTCGCCAAGACCCATCCCGACGGTGTGCTGTATTGCTTTCGCGGCGGCCTGCGTTCGCAGATCGTCCAGCAGTGGCTCAAGGATGAAGCC encodes:
- a CDS encoding KamA family radical SAM protein — protein: MSSNIVDYDFADIQLKSLIAHSSQGQRLKPLLSLRYAFRSDEFWRDLNHWKDIDVELFLNHLWQEKNAITSVGALGALIKNRISAAFLRDLEEGHQMAPMSIRLTPYILSLIDWDNPYLDPLRRQFLPLASEISIDHPMVKLDPMGEQDDSPAPGLTHRYPDRVLFLATNVCPVYCRYCTRSYAVGLDTDAVTKKKINAPGERWEPALRYIETNSSVEDVVISGGDAYRLKARQITEIGERLLDVPHVRRMRFATKGLAVLPMKIQSDHDWTDAISRLSDRARKMHKSIAIHTHFNHPNEITAVTAKALGMLYERGVEVRNQAVILKGVNDNPQTMHRLNECLAYLNVRPYYCFQGDMIRGVEALRTSLCDSIALEKSTRGLIAGHNTPHFIVDLPGGGGKRDIHSYDYYDQHLGIAAYRAPAVKKDKIFLYCDPLHTLTADAQALWTNPATRTQLLDDVLKSVK
- a CDS encoding DUF2282 domain-containing protein, giving the protein MNLKDILVATALASISSASLADVAADKTAETEVCYGVAKAGHNDCSDSSCLHDCSEMSKVDNDPLEWVAVPKGTCTQMGGVVKAQPDACPFDEPAVAAAVDAGAGERLFNGGDHARGIVACSSCHGTAGASENAEYPKLAGQFAKYVETQLRAFRDASRPSPVMVTVAKSLNDQDIANVAQYLVQSSTTQSSGTAQPQPGVVASSTTLTHQEVKSGTVSN
- a CDS encoding DNA-binding domain-containing protein; translated protein: MTREELAALQVSFTQALDCSSSPSVLPQGWLETASAGDRRRFARYRSGLWRHQEQSLALTYPVIKALVGDHFFRSLAYDYGRRYPSRHPDLGMFGERLPTFLDQYLPVAPYPYFAAVASLEWTLHLASHAREATALDPRALATMSSAGLDVQRFTLSPGCGLLPCEWPVVAIWTAHRQQSQPLPSVNRHVCTALVYRNGWSVEAREVEPWEAAALERLAQGTTLGEALIAAQERYSALGQPQLVDSATLVTRWLNDGLLTAVP
- a CDS encoding DUF692 domain-containing protein, with product MRPLPRIGVGLRAPHYQAFLEGHPAVDWLEVHTENYLGPGGKDLHILRRLAQRYPISLHGVGLGIGSVHGFSSAHVERIRRLAADVDPFLVSEHLSWGAIEGRCLNDLLPLPLVEASLDLVCDRVDQVQDTLGQQLLLENISTSLRYHGDTLGEAQFLAEVVARTGSAVLLDLNNLHVNQCNHGECALAALQALDKSTVREFHLAGHSQEEDLLIDDHGSAVAEPVWSLYRNALRRFGPVPVLVEWDTRLPPLGELLDQVEIARTIAREVLHDT
- a CDS encoding alpha/beta hydrolase; amino-acid sequence: MFKALALFLLLVSSGLQAQPSLHTDLPLNYLAQVDGQARNRPLVIFLHGSGSNEQDLFELKDELPRHYNYLSVRAPKNMEQDRYQWFAKKGDGAYDGDTSDLKASGQVLLDFIDKARAKYSTDASKVYLVGFSQGAMMSYEVALRHPEAVGGIAAMGGRVLSVLRAELTPDEPRRTLAVFIGHGTADPIIPYHDGTEANSFLKTLALEPQFHAYPGVGHSISALEVQDLRAWLERLNP
- a CDS encoding purine-nucleoside phosphorylase; translated protein: MINRLSISIGLACTALFCSTAGAAPPLQPKVMLITMFAPEAQHWIERLELKDEIRVPGLSAEYPTIRCNTERVCLLITGMGQTNAAASTLALALSPTVDLRKSYFLVAGIAGINPHHGTLGTTAWAHYLVEFGTQWELDSRDVPKDWPTGYLGINTKGPNEKPPLDYKTEVFELNPALQAKAFALSQKVSLAESKESAAWRLKYPYAPANQPPVVTRCDTLAGNTWFSGTRLSERAEVWTRLLTDNKGVYCTTQQEDNSTYEALLRASREGRVDINRLAVLRAGSDFDRPEPGGNEVDNLLKYADQGAFVPALENLFRTANPLVQDIVKNWSAWKDGVPGL
- a CDS encoding nucleoside-specific channel-forming protein Tsx is translated as MHCTSQCRATPGVLAAALLLTAVTGLLSTTAQAQTTEASAQGEALSPEATPSKKGAYLSDWYNQDLTLIGSKDISFGPQPVDDIYLEYEYFGRKGPFELYGYVDIPKIFDIGNSHDKGVWDHGSPVFMEHEPRISIDYLAGRSLAIGPFKEWYVAFDWIYDHGSNSANRANTLYSGLGTDIDTHSRVNLSANFYGRYQWENYGASNEYSWDGYRAQLKYIVPISQFGNGASLTYIGFTNFDFGSDLHKDNPARTANATVATNVLLYSFTHLRFTLVGRYFHNGGNWQDGSELDFGDGDFRARSDGWGYYAGVGYQF
- the selD gene encoding selenide, water dikinase SelD; this translates as MSEPIRLTQYSHGAGCGCKISPQVLEVILAGSGAQNLDPKLWVGNASRDDAAVYAIDEERGVVSTTDFFMPIVDDPFDFGRIAATNAISDIYAMGGDPLMAIAILGWPVNVLAPEIAREVIRGGRSVCDEAGIPLAGGHSIDAPEPIFGLAVTGLVQKRHMKRNDTATAGCRLYLTKPLGIGILTTAEKKGKLRAADVGLARDWMCTLNKPGSRFGKLDGVTAMTDVTGFGLLGHLVEMADGSRLTARIRYDAVPRLPGVEYYLDLGCVPGGTLRNYDSYASKVGRVQELHKRVLCDPQTSGGLLIAVTPEGEGEFLQVAAELGLALEPIGELVERQRYAVEVS